In Cervus elaphus chromosome 5, mCerEla1.1, whole genome shotgun sequence, the following proteins share a genomic window:
- the CCL1 gene encoding C-C motif chemokine 1: MKLIIAALVCLLLAGMWLQDADAKSMHVSSSNCCFITVKRKISLKRIQCYKNISSTCSYKNRLILKLTGGLEACVLQKESWVQAYLKKINLCQ; encoded by the exons ATGAAGCTCATCATTGCCGCACTGGTGTGCCTGCTGCTGGCAGGGATGTGGTTACAGGATGCGGACGCCAAGAGCA TGCACGTGTCATCCTCCAATTGCTGTTTCATAACAGTGAAGAGAAAGATTTCTTTGAAGAGAATCCAATGTTACAAGAACATCAGCTCCACCTGCTCCTACAAAAACCGTCTGAT ACTGAAGCTGACTGGAGGCCTAGAGGCTTGTGTCTTGCAAAAAGAATCATGGGTTCAGGCTTACTTAAAGAAGATAAACCTCTGCCAGTGA